Below is a genomic region from Rhinatrema bivittatum chromosome 8, aRhiBiv1.1, whole genome shotgun sequence.
CTTCGGagagagtgttctccgagcgggactctctgggtcccaccctaattgaatcagctctggtacatcccagggtctggactgatccaggtacgtacagggaaaggaaaattttggttgttacctgctaattttcgttcctgtagtaccttggatcagtccagacacccaccctttatgtctgtgtattatatttctttttggagagtccgctcgttcactgGGTGTTTAAACCGCTTTTCATGCTGTCAATTTTTTTCTtgatattttcttatttattcccAAGATtattttttgggatcctgcttccatttaggatttgtgagttggaaatTCGTTATCCTGTTTAGAAAGCTAGTTAGTATGTTAGTAGttaaatttctgctttgatactggtcaatactgatggactgcaggtggtgctctaGGGTACACATCAGAGTCAGTAGAacgtttctctgcctccctctgctggattggtgacataacccagggtctggactgatccaaggtactacgaaaattagcaggtaagaaccaattttcctatcctcacacccaccagccaccgaGCTGCCTACATgcttaataatcgaatcaccaactgtgacggccgacctaacccttccctcctgggcagtaggccttggggagatatcctcagtgcgaaaggacaatgcaccacctggagagcaggtctttgctacaggatcctttcctgctgcaccaggttgatgctctccgatcatgagaccttcttccttcaaggcagcaccaaggctgccagtctgaagttaggacttggctactatgtccatgaGGTCTCgactatatacctctgtctgcctcagttcctccaggtctgccaatctagcctccagagatcggactcgttctctgagagccaggagctcttggcatcacacatacaatttctcactggcgggtaaaaaataatacatgtgacactcgatgacTGTGTCAATGTGGGTCCCCCAAAGTTTAAGTTCCTTTGCCTGCCCCCTTGTATATAATGGCCCTACCCAGGTTTGGCAGTAGGACTGGACTTAAGTCAATTTATAACCTGTTATAATTATAAGGAGGTATTTGGGATTTTGAGAGAAGAAAATGCTCCTAGAAATTGTTCTGTAATTCTCTTGTTTCGTTTCCTTTTAGTATGTGCCAACACTTGGAGCCCTGATTGAGATTCAGAGCAAGCGAATCCAGATCTATGCAGCACAACTAAAGATTCATGCACACTTCACTGGCTTACGGTAAGCAGCACAATGGAAGGTGGGGTAGGTTGGGGGGATGGTACTTCACTAACCTGTAGTAACCAGCTGGGAAGACTGGTCCCTGAGAGGGCTTCAGAATGGGATATATCGGAGCTGGTGACTGTTCTCTGATCCTGTATCTTTCTCTTCCCGCAGGTACCTGCTGTATAACTTCCCTGTCACCACAGCCATCATTGGGGTGGCAAGCAACTTCAGCTTTCTGAGTGTCATTGTTCTGTTCAGCTACCTGCAGTGGGTGTGGGGTAGCGTGTGGTCCCGGGAGCACATCCGTATGCGGGTGAGACCCTGAACAGAGGCAGGGGGTACATGTTCGGTGCACGTGTACCTGTATGTATCTGGATTTGCACTGGTCCACTCATGGGCTCCGTACTTTTAGGTGCACCTAGGACTCTGCATGCCTGTTCTGTACACGCCTGTTCTTGGCATTCTCTGTGCTCCTTTCTCCTTATGCTGCCCTGTATCTTtctgtgtctctgtctctcaGATGAATCTCCGAGAGGGAGGAGGCAAGCTACTCAAAGAGGAGACACAAAGCAGCATTTCAGGTGAGCTCCGCCGCCTGCAGTTAGAATGAACCCTGGGTTGCTAGCGTGGAGGAAGGAGCAGTGAATGGTGGGCTTCTGTGTAGAAGACTAGGATGAAGGAGCTAGCACAGTATTTTTGGTTGCTAGCTTTTTTTGTTCCGTCTCCCACAGGCAAACTTCAGCCAGCAGCAAAAGAGACTCTGGAAACAATTGGCACGATCAGCAGCCCAGTGGGATCTGAGTCGGGCGAAGGTCTGTATGTTTCTGGCCCAGGGTCCTAGAGGGTGTTCTATTGGATGGAGCCCCTCCTGTGCCCGGAAGCCACCACAGCTCCCCCATGGCAGAGGCTTAGTTCATATGATAGTCTCCCTCTAAAGCTGAGTTAGAAATGATTTCtgggtgtgtggtttttttttttttccatcttctttTTTAGAGAAAGAGTTCCAGGAAGAAGAATCTCTTCTGTTAGATGTGAATTTCCCTGCACGGACATCAGCAAAAGTAACCACCCCCCTCACACAAGGCGTAGATGCACCATGCACAGCCCTGCTGGTGGGTGAGGAAGCACCACCTGTGCCCGCCGTCCCCCAAACAGAACTGCGCCACAGAAGTGCCTGTCCAAACCTCGAATGACCGGAAGGGGGCATAGGGCCAGTCCCCCGTGGCTCCTCTGTCCCAGGAGCTGTGCTCCCTCTCGTGCACTGGGCCCTGCATGTGGGATATGGATAATCTTTTGGAACTGTTTACCACCAATGCCTTTACATTTCTCACTGCTTCTGTTCTTTCACACAATAAACATCTATGAGCTTTGCCCAAACCTCCGCCTGTGCTGATTGGAACAGGAATTTTGTGGCCTGTGTTCTGATGATTTTGCTATCCTGCCCTTGCACCTTCCTGccctaccccctccccttccaggtcAGGGGACCAGCATGCTCCAGTGATCCCccttaatctaccttataaatgggctctgaccgacggcccgcaaatgcgcagtagagagcagctctaccgcgcatgtgcgggccagcacgttggtcagagccgtgcgtgcccggaaaaaaaaaaatggcggtggggccgcaggagcggcgacGGCCgtgaagcaggagcgggaggagaagtagtgGCGCCGCGCGCCCGCGggagtaacaccccccccccgagatctgctggcaagagcgggaggagaagcGGCGGCGCCGCGCGTGggacaccccccttcccccccccccccccccgagatctgccggttgtggacgATCGTAAAGGGGAGGGGAtcgagagagggaggggaaggtgtgagagagggaggtgagggagagagtggtgagggggaggggagagggagggaggggagggagtgagggggaggggagagggagaggggggtgagggagaggggggtgagagggtgggagggaggagagggagggggaaggtgagagagagggagggggaagtgagagggaggggggagagagtgaaggaggagggagaatgagggggagggagtgggaaggaaacggaccgagcccgttgttacgggcttaacggctagtcctGGTATAAGGGGCTTTGTTTGAAGAAATCATGAAGATATCTGCTTCAGTGGAGCGTTTTAGTGAAGTTGATGGTTTAATGTTCCATTGGGCAGCACCTGTTTCCTGAGCCCTAATACCTTGATCCCAGAATACACAGAAGGcaatagaagaaccaggggccAACTCCACAAGTCGAATTTCTGGCCTGGAGAcatgagtgactttttttttttttttttttttttgcaaatgtggATCCTTCTCTTTTTGAGAAGGATCCACATTGAGAAGGATTTTTTTGTGGCCTGGTGATGAAAAAATGCTGTGGCTAAAGTCAGCTGTGATCACAGCTGACTTGTCACAGAATCATTTTTTGGCCATTGCCTTTGAAGGGAGTATTCTGCTTTGCTCTCAACTAGAGATGATAGCAGATGGCAACAAGaccaccctctccccctcagcATAAGGTTATATTAATGTCTTTATTTTAGTCTCCTGTTAGGGAATTTTAGAAAaggcaaagcttttttttttttatctcaagaAATACCTGGTTTAAACCCTTTGCAGGTATCAACATCCGTGGAAGGGAAGGTACTAAAGATTAGACAGTCAAATCCTCTGACTGGTCCTAAGCTGGTCCTTCAGGTTCAGAGATGGGCTGCAAACGGATATCTGAAAAAGGCTGAAGGCCAAGACCGCTGGTTTTTGGATGTGGTTAATAGAGTTCTAAGTTTTTCACACAAACGTTTATGACTTCAGTATTTCCAAAGATGCAGTAAAGGCCAAGATCTTATTTAACAGGATTCTGCATTTGTACAAAGTAGGTAATCATCCCAGTTGCCCTGACAGATTTATAGAGACCTATTGCAACTTATTCTAATCTCCCAGAACttatgtccaattctggacctgagAAAGCTGGTGTGCCATTGTCATGGTGGAGTCACCAATCGGATTTAGATGTCAGTGCAGGTGCTTTCATATATACATATCTCCTGGCCTTGTAGAATGCTTATTTGCATATTTCTGTAGCTCCATGCTAGCAGAGGTTACCTCTGCTTTGTGCTGGGAGAACAACATATTTAGAGCAACGTTCTTCTGCTTTGGGTGATCTTTACAACCCTCAGGGTCTTGTATTCTATAAGGGCTCAGACCTATGTGGGATGTTAAATCTTTATATCAGGATGCTGTTCCAGTCACAGGGTAAGGTTATCAGGTCAGTTTTTACCTTCAGTTTATTTTCCTCCTGTTCTTTTTCATTATGATAAATGCTGATATTTTCcgggggacattttttaaataggcactttcattttcagtttttatttatgaTCCACATAAGTTGTATTTGCCATATTACCTGAGACTTGAAAGATTTTCTTGTGGGACAATTGCATGGTGTGTTTTTGGTCTTAAACTGTAAGTTTTTACTCAAGACCACAAACTGTAGAATACCATTAAGTCACTTGTTTCTTATACAAAATTCTTTCCATTGAATCCATTGTGAAAGTTCATAATACTTTTGTAATTCCATAATGAAACAATGTCTTCACTGAGAGAATATTGATGGAAGACAGTGTGATAACAGGaagattggttcttacctgctaatttttgttcctgtagtaccacatcagtccagactcctgggttttgcctcccctccagcagatggagacagagttttgCTGATGGTGCCACCTGCACTCTGTCAGTATTAATAAGTACCCAAGCAAAGATAACAAGCATACCAATACCCAAGAGAAATAACTAGCCCCTGAACGAgcagagggaagaggaaaaaaatttAACAACCATGCTCACACAAACCATGTAGGACTAACAAAACCTGTGACAATCTTTAGATTCTTCAGATTAAATCAACAGACCGACCGCACTCTCCTAAACTCCCTTCTCTTCacagggtgggactctggactgatccgtggtactacagcaacaaaaattagcaggtacgaaccaattttcctttccctgtacatgcccggatcagtccagactcctgggatgtaccaaagcttccctaaacagggtgggactgtgAAAGCCCTGCTTGAAGCAGACTCCCCAAAACCCATGGCTTCTGGGGCCTGGATGATAACACCTagtgaaagtgtgcaatgacttccaagtagctgctctgcaaatctcttgcagcaAAACTTGCTGACATTCGGCCCAGGGTGCTGCCTGAGAATGGGCCGAATGAGCTCTCAAACCCTCTGGGACAGGACAACCTTACAAATATACACTGaagcaatagcttccttcaaccagtgagcaactgttttgttttttttatgcctaatgaccttttttttttgcatcgtgccatagcacaaagagatgatctgacaACTCTTGCCTAAGGCACTGCAGCATCCAAACTGGGAAAGGATGGGAGTTCCActgattgatttaagtgaaacaACGATACCACCTTTGGCGGAAAGGAAGGAACCGCCCTTAAGGAGACCCCTGGCCAAGATCCTCAAACAGGATCCTCTGCatgataaggcctgaagctccgagATCCTTCGAGCtaaacaaatagccaccagaaaactATATTTAAAGTGAGATCTTTCATAGTAGCTCTTTTCAGAGGTTCGAATGGCCCACATACATGCCCTTAAGGCCTACGTTAATGCTCCAGGAGGGAGACAGCTTCTGAactggaggacgcaaatgctttgtCCTCTCAGTGGCCAAGGCACACCACATTCGGATGCGCAGCTAGAGCTACTCCCCGAGCCTTACCTCTCAGGCAGCCGAAGGCTACCACCTGAACTCAATCCCTTTTGCAGAAAGGCCAAAATTATGTGCCACCGACACCCACATAGGCTCGATAGCTAGCTCTTTACATGAGGACTCAACTCTCCATACCTTCACCTATGCCAAGGAGGTGGAAGACTTTTTCTAGCCTGCAATAGAGTAGAAATAATGTCCTCAGACTATCCTTTCTGCATTAaccacttcctctcaaaagccacgctgtgagacagaagcgatctgcctgatctgaaaagatgggatcctgacTCAGAAGCTTTGGCAGATGAGAGACAGCCACGCCGGACCGTCCAccgccatgttgatcagatccgcaaaccatgggtgCCTTGGCTACTCCAGTACCACCAGAATCACGTTGCCCGGATGGACCTCTGTCCACCACAGCACTTGAAGTCATTAGTGGCCATGGcaggaacacatacagaagaatgtCCTTTAGCCAAGGTagcaccagggcatccacttcctctactcctctttcctttcttcaaCTGAAGAGCCAAGGACCCTTGTTTTGGAAAGTGaccttccctgtatgtacccggatcagtccaggacagctg
It encodes:
- the BSCL2 gene encoding seipin isoform X2; its protein translation is MYGQPYRISLELEMPESPTNQELGMFMVSIMCYTKGGQIISSSTRAAMLHYRSRVLRAMDTFFYSVLLLTGFLEQKQTIEVELYSDYREDSYVPTLGALIEIQSKRIQIYAAQLKIHAHFTGLRYLLYNFPVTTAIIGVASNFSFLSVIVLFSYLQWVWGSVWSREHIRMRMNLREGGGKLLKEETQSSISGKLQPAAKETLETIGTISSPVGSESGEEKEFQEEESLLLDVNFPARTSAKVTTPLTQGVDAPCTALLVGEEAPPVPAVPQTELRHRSACPNLE
- the BSCL2 gene encoding seipin isoform X1 produces the protein MATTVPPLSLFLWLQDVAFLLMIRIRRTILQTAFVLCVLILLLWISIFLYGSFYYSYIPTVRHIMPVHYHFRTDCLSPGPDLCSFPTANVSLMMNGRDRVLMYGQPYRISLELEMPESPTNQELGMFMVSIMCYTKGGQIISSSTRAAMLHYRSRVLRAMDTFFYSVLLLTGFLEQKQTIEVELYSDYREDSYVPTLGALIEIQSKRIQIYAAQLKIHAHFTGLRYLLYNFPVTTAIIGVASNFSFLSVIVLFSYLQWVWGSVWSREHIRMRMNLREGGGKLLKEETQSSISGKLQPAAKETLETIGTISSPVGSESGEEKEFQEEESLLLDVNFPARTSAKVTTPLTQGVDAPCTALLVGEEAPPVPAVPQTELRHRSACPNLE